The Lonchura striata isolate bLonStr1 chromosome 5, bLonStr1.mat, whole genome shotgun sequence genome window below encodes:
- the LOC144246293 gene encoding uncharacterized protein LOC144246293: MSRAPCQGTGNSLRCSLPRARHWDVPGTSRARHRDVPGVSPAPCQGTGMSPGCPVPGTGMSPGCPVPRARALGTLCGVPCPVPGTGMSPGCPVPGTGMSPVPPPCPRALTPVATPGEPRHLPSPPCAPRPPAQVLPLGRVPAVSPVSPRAAPPCHRVPPAPPKSSGPAPHGHRPAIRPAVPPKSSPALCPPTEAPKSIPPGAPKSVPPLAPKSVPSLSPKSVPPLAPKSVPSLAPKSVPPLAPKSVPPLSTKFTPPVIPNPSHPLSPKSIPPLPHIPPICASKFTPPVFPKPIPPVSPNPSHQCPQIHLTCVPKSIPPVSPNPAPPCATSVPKSIPPVSPNPSHWCPQIQPHPVPPVSPNPSHRCPQIHPTCIPKPIPPVSPNPAPRPHPAGATLAPVPPVCPSGIPGTLRAQGRAGSSHPVPTPNPIPNPTPDPTPNPIPVPTPNPIPAPIPDPIPDPTPDPTPNPTPDPIPDPIPDPIPAPIPTLTPNSIPAPTPNPTIPCHPPVPPLPPPSPLSPSAASREPRRTSRDPGELPTLRIPPGMSHAGMSHVGCGMWDVACGMWRGGLLPRLWHCGIPGNSLGCPFPGLLTWGPPWGRARGRLGRATRSWHLAVPALGTRGSPRSPPRAPGLAEPLHGHRCSGPGAGPRHVLALPGLPALTTLLGTARPAGTDHPV, translated from the exons ATGTCCCGTGCCCCGTGCCAGGGCACTGGGAACTCTCTGAGGTGTTCCCTGCCCCGTGCCAGGCACTGGGATGTCCCCGGGACGTCCCGTGCCAGGCACCGGGatgtccccggggtgtcccctgccccgtgccagggcactgggatgtccccggggtgtcccgTGCCAGGCACCGGGATGTCCCCGGGATGTCCTGTGCCCCGTGCCAGGGCACTGGGAACTCTCTGCGGTGTCCCGTGCCCCGTGCCAGGCACCGGGATGTCCCCAGGATGTCCCGTGCCAGGCACCGGGATGTCCCCGGTGCCACCTCCTTGTCCCCGAGCCCTCACCCCCGTGGCGACACCCGGGGAGCCCCGCCACCTCCCGAGCCCTCCCTGCGCCCCGCGCCCGCCAGCTCAGGTCCTGCCCCTCGGCCGTGTCCCCGCCGTGTCGCCAGTGTCCCCCAGAGCCGCCCCGCCGTGCCACCGAGTGCCACCCGCGCCCCCCAAATCCTCCGGGCCAGCCCCCCACGGTCACCGTCCTGCAATCCGCCCTGCCGTGCCCCCTaaatccagccctgccctgtgccctcccACCGAGGCACCGAAATCCATCCCGCCCGGGGCCCCAAAATCCGTCCCACCCTTAGCCCCAAAATCCGTCCCATCCCTATCCCCAAAATCCGTCCCACCCTTAGCCCCAAAATCCGTCCCATCCTTAGCCCCAAAATCCGTCCCACCCTTAGCCCCAAAATCCGTCCCACCCTTATCAACCAAATTCACCCCACCTGTGATTCCAAATCCATCCCACC CCttatccccaaaatccatcccaccTTTACCCCACATCCCTCCCATCTGTGCCTCCAAATTCACCCCCCCAGTCttccccaaacccatcccaccggtgtccccaaatccatcccaccagtgtccccaaatccatctcacctgtgtccccaaatccatcccaccggtgtccccaaatccagccccaccctgtgccaccagtgtccccaaatccatcccaccggtgtccccaaacccatcTCACTGGTgtccccaaatccagccccaccctgtgccaccagtgtccccaaatccatcccaccggtgtccccaaatccatcccaccTGTatccccaaacccatcccaccggtgtccccaaatccagccccacGCCCTCACCCGGCCGGTGCCACCCTCGCCCCGGTGCCACCCGTGTGTCCGTCCGGCATTCCCGGGACACTCCGGGCACAGGGAcgggctggcagctcccacccagtTCCCAcccccaatcccatcccaaatcccaccccagatcccaccccaaatcccatcccagttcccacccccaatcccatcccagctcccatccccGATCCCATCCCAGATCCCACCCCAgatcccaccccaaatcccaccccggATCCCATCCCCGATCCcatcccagatcccatcccagctcccatcccaaCTCTCACCCCCaattccatcccagctcccaccccaaatccc ACAATCCCGTGCCACCCTCCTGTGCCTCCCCTGCCCCCTccgtcccctctgtccccctccGCCGCCTCCCGCGAGCCCCGCCGCACATCCCGGGATCCCGGGGAGCTCCCGACCCTCCGCATCCCGCCGGGAATGTCGCATGCGGGAATGTCGCATGTGGGATGTGGCATGTGGGATGTGGCATGCGGGATGTGGCGTGGCGGGCTCCTTCCCCGGCTGTGGCACTgcggaattcccgggaattccctTGGCTGTCCCTTCCCGGGGCTGCTCACCTGGGGACCCCCGTGGGGACGCGCCCGTGGCCGCCTCGGCCGCGCCACCCGCAGCTGGCACCTGGCTGTCCCCGCCCTGGGGACGCGGGGGTCCCCTCGGAGCCCCCCGCGGGCGCCCGGCTTGGCCGAGCCCCTGCACGGCCACCGCTGCTCCGGCCCCGGGGCTGGCCCTCGGCACGTCCTGGCACTGCCCGGCCTGCCGGCACTGACCACCCTGCTTGGCACTGCCCGGCCTGCCGGCACTGACCACCCTGTCTGA